The following nucleotide sequence is from Lytechinus pictus isolate F3 Inbred chromosome 10, Lp3.0, whole genome shotgun sequence.
GTATCCTTTGCGTTCAGCATgacagcaaagacaataactgcagcctccgcatagattatacatgtaggctacagAGAACAAGgagacaaatcatgtcttgatatattgagattgtccttgtttatgaggagtttatttttgttctctGCGGGACAACAGTTACACTTACAGGGATCGAGGGTGCtaaaatagattcagtgacctcaattcccTAGTTTACCATCTATTTTTATGACTTTCCTTCTTCCAATAATCCTGAATTATGAAACATGTTTTACGAGGACACTTGATTGGTGTTGGCACTTtacaggtgaatgaacttttctagatttcttgtgtggagaaatctttgaaaactgaGACAGTTCCTCAGCCTGTTCCTGTTAACTGGGACGATCCTAATTTTCTGACCAGTTCCTCTACTGGTGATATTGATAGGTCCCGTGAGCTGTTTTTACCTTTTAATTTCTTCCCTATATCACTTGATTCGAATCTTTCTCCAAACGACAATTGCAAGCCAAGGCATTTTGCAGTAGCATTGTTTGGggaaagatttaaaaagaaaaaaatcaaaggtaAAAGCAGGCCACGAATTCTGTGTGACACCCTGCCAGTATTATAGCCTGTTAGACAAATACTGtgcaatttacatgtaaatcacaCTTTCAAAATTACACCACCAGGGtacattcaaattttaaatgtatacatgtaggcctacataaaataCTTGTAACAAAGTTGAGTAAGTGATTATATGATTATTGTACAATGGTAACATTCTATTCTCAATTTCCAAGTTGAAATTATGTTACAGAGCCAAGGATTCGAGTTGATGCAATTCAAGATGGGTTTGGTATTATTGCTTATAGACTTTCTCTTTGAACGGTTATACTTTTAAAAGTAAACATTTAAAACACAACTAATGCTTTTAACGTGTAATATACCGGTACATCATGTATTTGGGTGGGATTTTCCAACGTCTTTGTGGTCAGGGTTTGCGAAAAACAGATCATGCATTTAATTATAAAGTTTCATTCTTCCCTATTGCTTCCCTTTATTTGTAGCTGTTACGATGGCAAACAAAGTGAGAACATGATGGCAAGTTTGTGGTAAAAGAAGAGGATGAAAGACATATTTCTCCGTCGAGAGGAGAACTCTGACATCAAGGAAGTTCTTTTCCAGCTTCAGAAAACGGCTTGTGAGTCAAGAGACCTTTCGTTTCACTTCCACCAAAATGTGAGCATGAATTCCAGTCCTTATCGTACCGGtatattgaaattttgattaaaggttcaaaatgtgaaaaatccTCAcactttgaaaattttgaaataccTGGTATCATTTTACAATTTTCAACAAACTTCCAACATACGAAAATTGAAGATTATTTTGTGGGAATATATAAATTTGTTTATGTTATGTATCGCTGCCGGAGTGAGTGCCCAAATGCAGCTATTGAAGTTAATTCAAACCATATTTCAAGAATTgttgaaacatatttttgttttcccctgtAAAGTAATAATTGTGTATGTTCCTAATATCGGACCAGAGGCGGTGAAATGTTTTtagcatatttttttgtaaatgaccatGGAATACAGTATCTTACTGTTCTTTAAAATCATCATATGAGTACTTTAATATGTTAAACTTAGTGACTATGCTACCATCCTTATCAGAATTAAAGTGAATTGATATACGGTATATCTAGTGGTAATGACGTCAAAAATTGCATGATTGGCTatgatttgaaatcaatttggcctttactccaaaataaaggaatgcaatcatccaaaattgtaATAGTAGTATTTTTACAGATAACTTGAACCTGAAATAAAAAGACATCTTTCATTCACAtttgcgatttgttccaaaatggGATCATGGACAAGTCGTGTGCGGAGGCCTTAATATATTTTATCCTTGCAGCATCAAATGTGACTTGAACGATCTCTTAACCCTAACCAGGTTGGGCTTTTTGGGGTGTTAGCTTGCGGGGggtagggggagggggtatcaaccccccccccttgatatCTTTGATGAAAATTGGTAGAATAATAGTGTGCGATGTGCTTTACAAGGTTGTATGGTTAATTTTTCCAAtataattagatttttttatatgaattaattattctAATTTAGGCATACATTGTAAATCATACTTTTCGCttaataaagctcctagaatgctgatttttgtctcgcctgcatagcagagcgagactataggcgccgctttttcgaCGGCATcagcggcgtcgtcaacattaaaatcttaaccaaggttaagtttttgaaatgtcatcataacttagaaagtatatggacctgaTTTTATGTTCTTTGCTGCAGATTAATTACCCTGCCAAAACTAACTTTCATGTATCTGGCTACCTTGCGGCGGTTGCCCATCCAATTGATCCAAGAATGAATACGAAAGAAAAGTAGAAAGCTTACTGAAAcaacaatattttcttgatgtaatattcttttaaatatgtttttaatagGCTTTGGGTATTGATGCTGAAGAGGATATGTCTACAAGTTAGCAGGATACTTTCTAAAGCTATGTATAACAAGGATCAATACCAAAGATAAAGGATCAGGACCAAGGGTCAGGATCAGGGATAGGATCAGGGATAGGACTCAGGGCCAGAACCAAGGATCAGTACTATGGACTCCGGACCAAGACCAATGATCAGGACTAGGGATCAAGACAAGGACTAAGGATTAGGACCAGGGATCGGGATCAGGACCAAGTACCATATAATGTAGAGGTAAGATCTCATCATACAGAGCAGTTAGCAAGCATTTCATACCAggcatttgatttaattttcaatatcagcATACAAAACTTTGTTGAGTAcaataatatcataatattATCAGTGAATAATATAGTTTTTGAACAATTGAGCCTCTGAAATTGGATGAATGTAGAAATACCAGTATTTTTGTACTGTGCCGGAAACCCACCAATATAATATTTAGCTTTCTTTTTGTCTATCAGTATCAGGACAGATTGAATCATTGATCTTGTTAAAGTTCATCATTACCAATATGAACAAATTTAGTTCAATGAAGCATTGTTTTAGGGTCATTCTCAGAAAAACGTATCAATTGATGGGGAGAAAAATCGTATAAGTGAAATAGTTGACAGAAGAGTTGAAAGATGCATATTGTGAAAGTACAATGGATGAGAAAGTGGCAACAGAAAAGGGCAAGTGGCTGTTGCGTCTGTCTGAAGTACTGACCGGATTAACTCGAGCACTGTTTATAAAATATTATGGAAGTTAATCATTGTCCACTATGTTACTCAATTATATCACTTTTGGAATAAATTGAATAGAAATGCACACAATGCAGTTGAAGAGTGGTAGCAAAAACTGtgtttaatgaaacaaaaatcttTGCTAGATATTAACATATTCAATATTGTTTTCAGATGTTGTATTTTACCAAATAAGAAACAACAAAATCTACACCATACTAATCAATGCACAGCTCTCATTCAGTTTAATGTGCGCAATATAACCTGAGATCCAAAGCAATGCATGACCAATTCGTTGGCGGTCTTCtgaaccgtcgtatcacacatacgacggaggaaacccatttcagagaaaatcgacttcaaagtttactataattttcacacttagttacccagccttacaacatattcattgctagaaaaatacatggttggaaagaccaaaacaattgcttgacaatggtatccttatttttacacaaaagcaaggatcagagaaaatatcgcgAAAGACtagagctacatgcttgtaattttggTTTGAGCAGTTTAGATTTCCCCCGTATAAAAACGCCATAGGTaatacaacaaccctgaccgcgatttcaatgcgtgCGGCGGGGCGGTCAGTCTaaaccccgggggggggcactcagtatataatgcatagtgggtatgtgccgcggaggggacccccatttttacactcaaatttccgttccaaggcatagcatttttgtcctattgagaaaaaaaacaaagaaagccgctccaaggcatagcatttccttcttatcgagaaaaaagaagaaagaaatccgctccaaagctttgcatatttttcgttacgctgttccggtcgcattgatctgctacaattttggtgaaaagcggccgtagagcgcttttcgaccatcgcctaagcgcgagcgcacccagcggaggccgcgctagctgcgtcatgcacgattgcccgttccatagggatgcatacgcattcacagagatacggagatccgttccgaggacccccgttttcacaaacatttgtagttccgaagcccgttccgaggaccctcctttttacaataagcccgctccaaggcccccgttttttgcctcgcccgcggcacacccctaccactgttttggtcgagtgcccccccccccccccccccccccggggtctaAACGTCGTATCGATTTTcatgtgcaaagtcaatgcagtgcagaGGGCCGATACGACAGTTTGGCTGACAGCAcacattgaaatcgcggtcagtcaaaacattgtatcgctctgttacagtacatgtttccaatgggatttgcacattttatttaaaaaaatatacggCATCGCCTTGAAAATcctctcatatctcagaaaatagaataaagtgctgcctagaaatttagttaCAAATAGAGTAGGATTTGTACTTTAATTTTCtgcaaaaaatttcaaaatccattttggttttggaccaaaattgactgatacgacggttaGGATGACCACTGACAAATTCTGGGAATCCCATGATGCTCTATTTTATTCTAACCCTTGAGTGGCATTTGCACTTGTCAATCTTTTTTACAGAAGTTAAATCAAGTTACAAATTGAAATACTTTTTGTGTTCTATGTAGCTTAGCAAAATCTGTATTTTGGAAATCACATCagtttttttacaataatttaaaataaaaaaaccacATTGCATAATCTATTTTTTCAAATGCAATAGTTTGCctcctgtcccccccccccccaaaaaaaaagtgttttaatAACACAGAACAAGAAACAGACAACTTTTATtcctttttgttgttgttgttcatagttgaAATGTGAAAACCATATAACCAGGCAACAGAATTGTAGTTCATTTTAAATGTTTTGGGCCCTAAACAAAACATGCCAATCTCAGAACTTCATATAGAAGCCATGGTCATGCTCATCAAGCCATATACTGGCAAAGTCATCATTTCTCCATAATAGAAattgaataattgaaaataagaaaacaatcatTTTAGTTGTGGTTTACTTTCTTAAAAGAATGTGAGAATTTAATGATTTTAGTACCGGTAATGTCTTTTCACAGCAACTTTATAGCATCCTTAGTCTGGTCCCATCAGTTGATGAAGTTATAAAATCACAATAAGTGACCAAACATGCCAAAGACAAGTTTGAACAATCCATTTACTCTGATTAACCTGGAATTTTGAGTTGGCACAAAATAGATGACAGGCAaggcacacccccccccccctcctctcatTCCTTATTAATCAAACTTTCATACAATTCTTTCACATCTTGTTATTCTGTCAGTAAATCAATGACTAAATACTACTCTCTGCGACGTTCTTAAAATCAAGATTCGGTATCAGTGCAAATGTGTGTTCGGCTTGTTGCTGTTATGGAAGTTAAGTTTATAATATCTTGAAGAGTTTCATGTGAACATGGGATCTCGTATCTTTCTTGTCAAGTAAGTAGTGGACTTTCCAGCCAGTTGCAGTAGCAACTCGTTTCTCTGACCACCACACTATGTTTCCCGACGGGTTTTACCGCATGTATTGTGAATGTTTCCGGAATCGGTAGCCTTTTTTTCTGAAAGGATATCTGAACATCTGTTGATGTCATCCTGTGTGAAGGAGAACACATGTCAGCTATGCATGTAATACTTGACTGATCAGATTCTGTCAAGCGAATGAAGTCTGAGGCACCTTGGATAGCAAACTTTTGCCTCTTTACCGCCACATCTGCTGCACGTTTCACGCTTCCACCAAGACCATCACATGGGCCTTCCATGCCCAATCAGAAGCTCACATTCCTGTTAAAACATGTACTGTATTGCTATTATTAAAGaattgttaacaaaatatatatgtatgcatCATTACCATTAAATGTGATGATTAGAACCGTCTATATGAATTATTTCAAAGGCAAAGTTAATCTCtcaaaaaatttaattattctctttattttcaaagacATCTTTAAAAACTTGACTTGCGTGACGAACCTAAGAAATCTTAGTGTGACTCGTTTTTTATAAAGAAGGGGTTTACATACACATGGAAATCTTTTTTGCTGGAATTATTGAGGATCCTAAGATCCTCAAGGTAATCAACTACAATTCTAACAATCTACTACTTTTCAAGCAATCTAAAATATGGACCTTTTTTGTGGTTCGCTTGACAAATTTTGAGGGCGTTTTATCTAGCTCATCACATATAAATGTAATAACCCAAGAGATCGGGATCCCCtggaagtttaaaaaaaacttaggGGTGGGGCACCACCATGATACGATTTCATGTAAATACAAATCAATATGAAACATACATAAAGAGTAAACAACAAATAATAGCATtggaatacaaaaataatacaatgcAAAAAATGGGCTAATATAGGGGAAATAAACTtgcaaacaaacaagaaatgataataataaattatagtgacctacatgtacagtgtgcTATTGGCAGGATTTTCATACTGAGAGAAACTTTCAGaagtttttgtaatttatttagaGTTTTACTTTGCTTAATATCATTAATCAAATCATTCCATAGCTTGATTCCTCTACAACCAAGAGAATTTTGGgtaattttagtttttggaAGATATTGGTGAAGATCTGCTGAATGACTCGTGAAGTATTAAATAATGGTAAGAGGCATTTGTGTTGAAAAGATTATTAAAGATATTTGGCAAGAGATTTGAATGGTaattgtacataaatatataaagtataCATAAGAACCAAGTCAcagattttcaatattttacaatCGAGAAATAACTTGTTTGTGTGACTATTAAAATGTGCATTTGGgacaaaaagtgaaaatactCACCAATTGATCACCAAATACTAGGATGATATTGATATGCACAGATGGCCACACCAAGCTGCCCTCACCAGACATAATATAAGTAAGAAATACAGGCTACTTATGATAGAGAATGATAGTATAAAACCAAAAACTGATCAAAGACATTCAACtctaacaaaatgaaaaaaggggcTTTTTTTAGTCAACCTTCAcccttttattcaattcaattaatttatttccatattcaaattgaacaatataaaaacatgataaattgtACAAAGAAGAGTCGATTAAAATATGACAAATGtgcaaaaaaatatcaatatcaaaagctacaaaaattacaaagaacaaCCAAAGAAACAAAACATATGTAACctgaaaatgaaggaaatgcCAAAAGCCAAAGATGCTTTTTAAGGGCAATCCCAGAATAAGATTAAAACATACATTGTATAAAACATGAGAGACGGAGAATGcgagacagacagacaggcaGAGAGTTAAGAGTGGGGGATtgggaagaaaagagagagatataagacaaaaaaagagaattggTATGGAAAGAAGAGTacgaaaaagaaggaaaacatgctAAGTTTTCAAAAAATCTACACGCAGTAGTATAGAAGCCTTGTATTTACATTTGAATGCTGACAATGAAGGACATGATTTAAGTTCATCCAGAATATCATTTCAGCATTTAGATCCAATGAAAACAACAGTAGAGACAGTTTGAGAAATTAAATATTAACAAGGGTAAATGTAAAATATAATCATTGGAAAATTCTAATACCCACCACTGGTCACAGATCATGCTTTGTGGAGCTTGTCTATTCATGTATAAAAGTGGCTTGATAAAATGTCTTAGAAAATGCTCAGGCTTGTGAAGCTACTTGTAGGAGCAATAAGATAGTTACATGTAAGACATGCTTTTTGGTGAATTGGGATGCGGGTGTTTTTTTAGAATGATACTGTAATCAATGCTGTTGGAAGAAGTACACTGTGGCTcaatgtgtaaaaattgaagCAATTATGAATTTATGTTAAAGACTTACagttttgaaacattttttttttttcattttaattgattGAATTGAAAGCAACAACTTTTATTTCCCTCTACTCACAAGTACAAGGATCAGGGTAAGGACCAAGGATTGGGACGAGGACTAATGACTGAGGATTAGGACGAGGACCAATGACTGAGGATCAGGACCATGATCAAAACCAGATCAGGACCAGGGCCAAGAACTTGGATCAAGGACCAGGACCAAGTCAAGCATCGGGACCAAGTACCACAGAATGCAAAGGTAAGGCTTCATTACACAGAGTAGTTGACAAGcatttcatatttaatttaatttccattttcaacataCAAAGCTTTGTTGAGCTTGTAAAATAATATCAGTGCattagcggttctgactctcgccttgtaatcagagggttgtgtgttcgaatcccaccatggcctagcgtcatttggcaaggcatcaatccacaatttgcaaCTCTCCACCCCAAGTGTTAAATGGGTagccggtaggatgcgaaagcctacatgtatgtagtatgCCTGGCatttgagtcttggaactcttgttggaatgctcctcagagagtggagaaggtgcatgcATTGTATGTGGGCATGCCACGATCCGATGACCGAGGTAAGAATCTGTAAATTATCTATAGATCtgtagattattattattactgcagGAAACCCATCTATATAAGTTTTATTTAATTGTATGCTAATCAGAACATATTGAATCATTGATCTTGTTTAGTTCCTAAAGTCCATAATCACCATTATATGCTTCCTAGATTAAATcttgtatagtgattggttcaaatagcCAGAATGCAAATAGCATCACATGACTGAACATATTCTAGCTATGCTGTTGAGATAAAACGCACAGgaagaaaatttattttatcatacacaaattaaatcatgtatgctgattggtttaaatagcatcatgtgaccaaacatattgaaaatatgttgaaaatgaaacgccAACTGAAGAAAAATTGCTATTCCCTGGTggcaatgatggaatagtgcactatCCCATCATCGCATCACAGATCATGACGACGCAAGCACTAATACTCGTTCCTCTCGCTAAACACATGGCTTCAAAAAAAGTAGGTCAGTCAGCGCAGCGGGTTATCTTGGTTCAGATTAAAAATGGATGAACTACGAGTACAATaactagattatcaagatctaTTGCTCTAACTTAgtaaagtaggatataaaacaaatatgccAGGCCTTTATTTCGAAAGTGTAGAGGGAATTGTTTATCCTCAGTTGTACTGGCGAGTTTACTATcttatattttaattaaaaagtcaaaaggggcctaagctttcgatcctagcagaatcttcgtcggaggcaaaatgacaaacatataaagtggaacaaccataatatagaccacagacaagctacagcaacactagaaacaaggagacaaaaggggcgtgagtagagaagaccaatcaggttagtgaaggggatgaaagaaaaggagtaggcaggcacaaagggaagttagtgtaagtaaggccagtaaatgacctcaagccaagagggattaagataatgaggcaggcaacatcaaacaggatctggaacaaaacagtgatagagggtatgaggaagagatgaataacaagagaattggtgagaggtgggtcaaacaggttacaaagaaaggcataataaactggtgcataagagtgggaggaaaaggaaaagaatggggaacaactgataatgtgcaaaagacataagtattatgataaagcattaaacaaactaagagaagaaggaaagtgtaaatatgtatattttaattatcatttcaaCCTCTGACAAAAAATTCCTCAAAGCCTGCCATATTTGAATGATATCCATGTATTTAGTTCAATGACGCATTGTTGTGATCAATGCTACAGAAAGGATTACACTATGGAGAGGCTTAATGTCTAAAAATGGAAGtaagtttgaatttgatttaaaacgTCTTCTttgcattttgattgattgatttggaAAGGATCAGGGCTAGGACTAAGGAGCAGGACGGAGAAGCAGGGCCAAGGATCAGGACCGACAAGCAGGACCAAGGAGCTAGACAGAGCATCAGGACCAAGGACCAGGGCTGAGGAGCAGCACCAAGGATCAGGACCGAGGAGCAGGACCAAGAATCAGGACCGAGGAGCAGGACCAAGAATCAGGACCAAGGAGCAGGACCAAGGATCAGGACCGAGGAGCAGGACTGAGGAGCAGGACCGAGGATCAGGACTGACGATCAGGACCAAGGAGCTGGACAGAGCATCAGGACCAAGGACGAGGACTGAGGATCAGGATCAAGGAACAGGACCAGGGCCATGAAGCTGGACAGAGAACTAGGACTGAGGAGCAGGACCAAGCACCAGGACAGAGGATCAAAGATAAGCAGAAGGACCAAGGATAAATCATCAGGACCAAAGACCAAGGACCTGGTACCATAGAATGCAAAAGTAAGATCTTATCCCACAGAGCAGTCAGCAAgcatttcatttctattttcaaCATTGTGCAATaacatcaaattttcagtgcatataatgaaaaaacaatGGAGCTGTTTTAAATGAGATGTTGGGGGATGGGGTGGTGAATAcctatataaactcctcaaaaaaagtttggaaatctgactttgatcgataacccctcctcggttttagtaaatatcaatgtcttattaatatcaatggatagatcatttaattttctttaaaattataccctatatgatatgattatggttcacatggaggtgcagtgccttgaaatgtggggcaaggtcaaaattcaaaagttgcaaaatgacacaatattgaaagtctcTGTTCTTTTTtctgtggtgatgagtgagtttctcagtggtttctttaaattgttttcatgcacctaacatcaa
It contains:
- the LOC129269846 gene encoding uncharacterized protein LOC129269846 isoform X2, yielding MTEDQDHDQNQIRTRAKNLDQGPGPSQASGPSTTECKGLGLRSRTEKQGQGSGPTSRTKELDRASGPRTRAEEQHQGSGPRSRTKNQDRGAGPRIRTKEQDQGSGPRSRTEEQDRGSGLTIRTKELDRASGPRTRTEDQDQGTGPGP
- the LOC129269846 gene encoding uncharacterized protein LOC129269846 isoform X1; protein product: MTEDQDHDQNQIRTRAKNLDQGPGPSQASGPSTTECKGSGLGLRSRTEKQGQGSGPTSRTKELDRASGPRTRAEEQHQGSGPRSRTKNQDRGAGPRIRTKEQDQGSGPRSRTEEQDRGSGLTIRTKELDRASGPRTRTEDQDQGTGPGP